A stretch of Clostridium formicaceticum DNA encodes these proteins:
- a CDS encoding RNA polymerase sigma factor, whose translation MSLLQHQEDVLIEKAKKGDVESFELLIGAYQKKAFNIAYRILGNLEDANDMTQEALVKVYRSIHNFKGNSSFSTWLYSIVNNVCIDFIRKNKKTKLLYIDGQQEEGAYTKELPDEMNTPECLFEKNEVKKMIHDAINQLNYEQRKIIVLRDIQGFSYQEIAEILDISVGTVKSRINRGRNHLKLLIGEGMKVTS comes from the coding sequence GTGAGTTTGTTGCAACATCAAGAGGATGTTTTAATAGAAAAGGCTAAGAAAGGGGATGTTGAGAGCTTCGAGCTATTAATTGGAGCTTATCAGAAAAAAGCCTTTAATATAGCTTATCGTATCCTGGGAAACCTAGAAGATGCAAATGATATGACGCAAGAAGCCTTAGTAAAGGTGTATCGATCGATTCACAATTTTAAGGGTAACAGTAGTTTTTCTACATGGCTTTATTCCATTGTAAACAATGTATGTATAGATTTTATAAGAAAAAATAAAAAAACAAAGCTTCTTTATATTGATGGCCAACAAGAAGAAGGAGCTTATACAAAAGAACTACCAGATGAAATGAATACTCCGGAGTGTTTATTTGAAAAAAATGAAGTAAAAAAAATGATACACGATGCTATTAATCAATTGAACTATGAACAAAGAAAAATTATTGTTTTAAGAGATATTCAAGGTTTTAGTTATCAGGAAATAGCGGAAATCCTTGATATTTCTGTAGGAACAGTGAAGTCCCGTATCAACCGTGGACGGAATCACCTAAAGCTATTAATCGGTGAAGGAATGAAAGTAACTTCTTGA
- a CDS encoding DUF4349 domain-containing protein: protein MDCKNIDNYISSYIDGCLTEREEDDFEKHINQCETCKAKYENLKMILDCVHEIEEVPLPKNFSAELGEKLREEAATSEVDINSKVDLKKKRLSKKWKFIGGIAAGLLIMMMSVTMLNNFSNKSADYLTTESADAGMGVMGFRNEEAPVAFDTGRDGTSVEAQEEMLNFKQKTLDDLAMASEMTTNAESFRKIIQRGRVALEVENFEEVHQKVLTLVESTKGYVQHNEVYYYSLNREYPEESLKNASMELKVPNHEFFSVFEALKTLGNVVEENTSAQDITESYMDIENQVKNLKIQEERLRDILQKAEKVEDLLRIENELNRIRTEINHFTGTLKNYDHLVAMSTISLNITQVKDGNMTLQSINEGLWSRGKNSFIHSINRMLALFERSLVAFLGLLPPLILMTILTGLGYFFCKKLVRKK from the coding sequence ATGGATTGCAAAAATATAGATAATTATATCTCGTCTTATATAGATGGTTGTCTTACAGAGAGGGAGGAGGATGACTTTGAAAAACATATAAATCAGTGCGAAACTTGCAAAGCTAAATATGAAAATTTAAAAATGATATTAGATTGTGTTCATGAAATTGAGGAAGTTCCCTTACCCAAGAATTTTTCTGCAGAGTTAGGAGAAAAACTAAGAGAAGAAGCTGCCACTAGCGAAGTTGATATAAACAGTAAAGTTGATCTAAAGAAAAAGCGGTTATCTAAAAAGTGGAAGTTCATAGGAGGTATTGCAGCGGGCTTGCTGATTATGATGATGTCTGTTACTATGCTGAATAACTTCTCCAATAAGTCTGCTGATTATTTGACAACAGAAAGTGCGGATGCTGGTATGGGTGTAATGGGTTTCAGAAACGAAGAAGCCCCAGTGGCTTTTGACACGGGTAGAGATGGTACGTCTGTAGAAGCGCAAGAAGAGATGCTAAATTTTAAGCAAAAAACTTTGGATGACCTTGCAATGGCATCTGAGATGACAACCAATGCTGAAAGCTTTCGCAAGATTATCCAAAGGGGACGTGTTGCACTGGAGGTAGAAAATTTTGAAGAGGTGCATCAAAAGGTGCTGACATTGGTAGAATCTACAAAAGGTTATGTGCAGCACAATGAAGTGTATTATTATTCTTTGAATCGTGAATATCCAGAGGAATCTTTAAAGAATGCTTCTATGGAATTAAAAGTACCAAACCATGAGTTTTTCAGTGTATTCGAAGCACTAAAGACTTTAGGAAATGTAGTAGAGGAAAACACTTCAGCACAGGATATCACAGAAAGTTATATGGATATTGAAAATCAAGTGAAAAACCTCAAAATTCAAGAGGAGAGGTTAAGGGATATTTTGCAAAAAGCTGAGAAGGTAGAAGATCTATTACGAATAGAAAATGAGCTAAATAGAATAAGGACAGAGATTAATCATTTTACGGGCACCCTTAAAAATTATGATCATCTTGTAGCGATGTCCACCATAAGTTTAAATATTACTCAGGTAAAAGATGGAAATATGACACTGCAATCTATTAACGAAGGATTATGGAGTAGGGGAAAAAATAGCTTTATTCACTCTATCAATCGTATGCTTGCTTTATTTGAGAGATCACTTGTTGCCTTTTTAGGTCTCCTGCCACCCCTTATATTAATGACAATTTTAACAGGATTAGGCTATTTTTTCTGCAAAAAACTTGTTAGAAAAAAATAA
- the polA gene encoding DNA polymerase I produces MEKERIVIIDGNSLINRAFYALPPLTTKEGQHTNAIYGFMTMLFKVIEEYKPQYIGVAFDKKAPTFRHKEYGDYKAGRKKMPQELAEQMEPLKEILDVLSIYRIEIEGFEADDLIGTLAKYCEGKDFESLIVTGDKDALQLASPNTKVLFTKKGISNLEIYDDKKVMEDFQVTPLQFIDLKGLMGDKSDNIPGVPGIGEKTAVKLIKEFGSVENLVQNTEKISAAKLREKIETNKQQAILSKRLATIVTNVPVDIHVDHLKVEAFEKEKVLKIFNKYEFNSLINKLVETHREENTEKNYEKENGMAIVDIKDLKALNQMLQDIEVSKKIILKSITEEKNIVNNKIIAIGIGIIEGKQYYIDLRDFENKDKVLQQLKPLLEDETIEKISHDVKKELLHFYPYDIQIKNFIFDTMIGEYLIDPSKSSYSIKELGAQYFGESLLEEEELVGKGKSQIDRADIPREKLKTYLGQQVEVSYRLKDLLEKKIIELELTALYYEVELPLTEVLASMEFRGIKVDKHMLEDLKIEFKNRVDHLTTEIYDLAGEVFNINSPKQLGEILFDKLQLPPIKKTKTGYSTNVEVLEKLHDKHDIIPKILEYRQVTKLKTTYIDGLLNIINPITGRIHSSFHQTVTTTGRISSTEPNLQNIPIKLEMGRGLRKVFRAEEGHKLIDADYSQIELRVLAHISEDKNLLESFLQDQDVHTRTASEIFNVPIEEVTSSMRSSAKAVNFGIVYGISDFGLAENLNISRYHAKKYIDSYLEKYASVQKYMEDAVRTAKERGYVLTLLNRRRYLPEVHSRNFNLRSFGERVAMNTPIQGSAADIIKIAMVKVYKRLKEGNFKSKLILQVHDELIVEAMDSELEKVSSIVKESMEEAMTIKVPLKVDLAYGETWYDTK; encoded by the coding sequence ATGGAAAAAGAGCGTATTGTTATTATAGATGGAAATAGTTTAATTAATAGAGCCTTTTATGCTTTACCTCCTTTAACTACAAAGGAAGGACAACACACCAATGCTATCTATGGATTTATGACGATGTTGTTTAAAGTCATAGAAGAGTATAAGCCCCAGTATATAGGTGTGGCTTTTGATAAAAAAGCCCCAACATTTCGTCATAAAGAATATGGAGACTATAAAGCAGGAAGAAAAAAGATGCCGCAGGAGCTGGCGGAGCAAATGGAACCTCTGAAGGAAATACTAGATGTTCTTAGTATTTATAGGATAGAGATAGAAGGGTTCGAGGCTGATGACTTAATTGGTACTTTGGCAAAGTATTGTGAAGGAAAAGATTTTGAAAGTCTTATTGTAACAGGGGATAAGGATGCATTACAACTTGCTTCTCCTAATACGAAAGTTTTATTTACTAAAAAAGGTATCTCTAATTTAGAAATTTATGATGATAAAAAGGTAATGGAGGACTTTCAAGTAACTCCCTTACAATTTATAGATTTAAAGGGTTTGATGGGGGATAAATCGGATAATATTCCAGGTGTTCCAGGAATAGGAGAAAAAACAGCGGTTAAATTGATTAAAGAATTTGGTTCCGTAGAGAATTTGGTGCAAAATACCGAAAAAATTTCTGCTGCAAAGCTAAGAGAAAAAATAGAGACCAATAAACAACAGGCGATTTTAAGTAAAAGATTAGCCACCATTGTCACTAATGTACCAGTAGATATTCATGTAGATCATTTAAAGGTCGAAGCATTTGAAAAAGAAAAGGTACTGAAGATTTTTAATAAATATGAGTTTAATAGTCTAATTAATAAATTGGTGGAGACCCATAGAGAAGAAAATACAGAAAAAAACTATGAGAAAGAAAACGGTATGGCTATTGTAGATATAAAAGATTTGAAAGCTTTAAATCAAATGCTACAAGACATAGAAGTAAGCAAAAAAATAATATTAAAATCAATAACAGAAGAAAAAAATATTGTCAATAACAAGATCATCGCTATAGGGATAGGTATTATAGAAGGTAAGCAGTATTACATAGATTTAAGGGATTTTGAAAATAAGGATAAGGTGTTGCAACAATTAAAGCCATTATTAGAAGATGAAACTATTGAAAAAATAAGTCATGATGTAAAAAAAGAACTACTACATTTCTACCCTTATGATATTCAAATAAAGAACTTTATCTTTGATACCATGATTGGAGAATATTTAATAGATCCTTCTAAGTCCAGCTATAGTATAAAAGAGCTAGGAGCACAATATTTTGGAGAAAGTCTGCTGGAGGAGGAAGAATTAGTAGGAAAGGGTAAAAGCCAAATAGACAGAGCAGATATACCCAGAGAGAAGCTGAAAACTTATTTAGGACAACAGGTGGAGGTAAGCTATCGTTTAAAAGATCTTCTTGAAAAAAAGATAATTGAATTAGAACTAACTGCATTATACTATGAGGTGGAACTACCGCTAACGGAAGTACTAGCCTCTATGGAATTTAGAGGAATTAAGGTAGATAAGCATATGTTGGAAGATTTAAAAATAGAATTTAAAAATAGAGTTGATCATCTAACGACAGAAATTTATGATTTAGCTGGGGAGGTTTTTAATATCAATTCTCCCAAACAATTAGGAGAAATTTTATTTGATAAATTACAATTACCTCCTATTAAGAAAACTAAAACAGGTTACTCTACTAATGTAGAGGTTTTAGAAAAACTTCATGATAAGCATGATATTATACCTAAGATATTAGAGTATAGACAGGTAACAAAGTTGAAAACCACCTATATTGATGGGTTGTTGAATATTATTAATCCTATTACAGGAAGAATTCATTCTAGCTTCCATCAGACGGTTACCACTACAGGAAGAATTTCTAGTACAGAACCTAATTTACAGAATATACCTATAAAGTTAGAGATGGGAAGAGGTCTTAGAAAAGTATTTAGAGCAGAAGAAGGGCATAAGCTTATTGATGCCGATTATTCACAGATAGAATTAAGGGTACTGGCACATATCTCTGAGGATAAGAATTTATTAGAGTCTTTTTTGCAGGATCAAGACGTACACACTAGAACTGCATCTGAAATTTTTAATGTGCCTATTGAGGAGGTAACCTCTTCAATGAGGAGCAGTGCGAAGGCTGTAAATTTTGGTATTGTTTATGGCATAAGTGATTTTGGATTAGCAGAGAACTTAAATATTTCCAGATATCATGCAAAAAAGTACATAGATAGTTATCTTGAAAAATATGCTTCTGTTCAAAAATATATGGAGGATGCAGTAAGAACTGCGAAAGAAAGGGGATATGTACTGACCCTACTAAATCGCAGAAGATATTTACCAGAGGTTCATTCTAGAAACTTCAATCTTCGTTCCTTCGGTGAAAGGGTGGCCATGAATACCCCTATTCAAGGAAGTGCTGCTGATATTATAAAAATAGCCATGGTGAAGGTATACAAAAGATTAAAGGAAGGTAACTTCAAATCGAAGCTGATTCTACAGGTACATGATGAATTAATTGTTGAGGCTATGGATAGTGAGTTGGAAAAAGTATCTAGCATAGTAAAGGAATCTATGGAGGAAGCTATGACGATTAAAGTACCATTAAAAGTAGACTTAGCCTATGGTGAGACATGGTACGATACAAAGTAA
- the coaE gene encoding dephospho-CoA kinase (Dephospho-CoA kinase (CoaE) performs the final step in coenzyme A biosynthesis.) — MKIIGLTGGIASGKSTVSSMLQGLGAAVIDADIVARKIVAKGQPALQDIVAYFGKEVLLESGELNRKMLGSIVFKDATALKKLNEITHDRITEEIQKEINWYKKYQPHRVIIIDAALLIETDLKDAVDEIWLVTIPKDQQKFRLMERDRLTALEAEGRMIAQMPMEEKLSYADKLINNQGSYEDLEKQVKKLWGMIEKT, encoded by the coding sequence ATGAAAATCATTGGATTAACGGGTGGCATTGCAAGTGGAAAAAGCACTGTGTCTAGCATGTTACAAGGGTTGGGGGCGGCGGTGATAGATGCAGATATTGTAGCGAGAAAAATTGTTGCAAAGGGTCAGCCTGCCCTTCAGGATATTGTAGCATATTTTGGAAAAGAAGTATTATTGGAGAGTGGAGAGCTAAATCGAAAGATGTTAGGAAGCATTGTCTTTAAAGATGCTACCGCTTTGAAGAAGTTAAATGAAATAACGCATGATAGGATTACAGAGGAAATACAAAAAGAGATAAATTGGTATAAGAAATATCAGCCTCATCGTGTTATAATAATAGATGCTGCTTTGTTAATTGAGACGGACTTAAAGGATGCAGTGGATGAAATTTGGCTTGTTACAATACCTAAGGATCAACAGAAGTTCAGACTCATGGAACGGGATCGTCTAACAGCTTTGGAAGCAGAGGGACGAATGATAGCTCAAATGCCTATGGAAGAAAAGCTGTCTTATGCTGATAAACTTATAAATAATCAAGGTAGTTATGAAGATTTAGAAAAACAAGTGAAAAAATTGTGGGGGATGATAGAAAAGACATGA
- a CDS encoding lytic transglycosylase domain-containing protein yields the protein MLIILSKKFMRIIATIFFVIVLVVALQNGRWLMKIIYPMHYRDIIEIYAKEYDVDPYLVAAIMRNESKFNPNAISRREAKGLMQIAPITGNWAAEKLSIEDYHEDMLYDPDLNIRIGCWYLDILHKEFDNNLQLIVAAYNAGNGNVTKWLQNPAYSKDGETLDEIPFGETRIYLQKVLRDYKIYQWIYRK from the coding sequence TTGTTAATTATTTTATCAAAAAAATTTATGCGTATTATTGCAACTATTTTCTTTGTTATTGTCTTAGTAGTTGCCCTTCAAAATGGAAGATGGTTAATGAAAATTATTTATCCAATGCACTATAGAGATATTATTGAAATCTATGCGAAGGAATATGACGTGGATCCCTACCTTGTGGCAGCTATTATGAGAAATGAAAGCAAATTTAATCCTAATGCTATCTCTAGAAGAGAAGCTAAGGGCTTAATGCAAATTGCTCCCATAACAGGAAACTGGGCTGCGGAAAAATTGTCTATTGAAGATTATCATGAGGATATGCTTTATGATCCTGATTTAAATATTAGAATAGGTTGCTGGTATTTAGATATACTTCATAAAGAGTTTGATAATAACCTACAGCTTATTGTTGCCGCCTATAATGCAGGCAATGGCAATGTAACAAAATGGCTACAAAATCCAGCGTATAGTAAAGATGGTGAAACCTTAGATGAGATTCCCTTTGGTGAAACAAGAATCTATCTTCAAAAAGTTTTAAGAGACTACAAAATCTACCAATGGATTTATCGAAAGTAA
- a CDS encoding peptide ABC transporter substrate-binding protein, whose amino-acid sequence MGIKKYLAIFLIMSLAFLMVACGAEEIEDPLESEEEIVENYEPADGGTLKVSVTRFNTLNPLYTNNYSLFQLQHLIYEGLVTFDQNMNIIPLLAESWRIAEDGQSIQMTLRQNVTWHDGTPFTAEDVIFTVNLIKGNIRNAAGTSVFRPSLQQVSDIREVGDSTIHISFSRSLSNSLEIMTFPILPKHLFEGNDMNKINSTEFPIIGTGRYQLKEYETMRSIKLTKNNNYWGQKPYIEEVQAVIVPDLEAQLAVFENGDIDLVKPISIDWAKYTENKRIKVYEYVAHDYEFLGLNFKHPLLRDKNIREAIAYGMDRHKLINNIYLGHGTVVDVPIYPLSAIYDEASLRYGYNANQAVELLDNSGYFYGGDGNIRINGNGNPLIFNLITNKENILREKAAFFIEDELEKLGIKINVEILEWEEYNDRIRRGNFDMVLGGWELSYLPDVSFAFHSSQIGGSNFISYRDEVMDELIEISLRAPNPTEKQQAYSELQQHIVEELPYISLFFRNGAIAVRDKIKGDFKPNNYNLFYGIENWFINTKQ is encoded by the coding sequence ATGGGTATAAAAAAATATTTAGCTATATTTTTAATTATGTCACTGGCCTTTTTGATGGTGGCCTGTGGTGCAGAGGAAATAGAAGATCCATTAGAAAGTGAAGAAGAAATTGTAGAGAACTATGAACCAGCTGATGGCGGCACACTAAAGGTATCTGTTACTAGATTTAATACCTTGAACCCACTTTATACCAACAATTATAGTTTATTTCAGTTACAACACTTAATTTACGAAGGATTAGTAACCTTTGATCAAAATATGAATATCATTCCTTTGCTGGCAGAAAGCTGGAGGATTGCTGAGGATGGACAAAGTATTCAAATGACACTGCGACAAAATGTCACTTGGCATGATGGGACGCCTTTTACAGCAGAGGATGTGATTTTTACCGTCAACTTAATTAAAGGAAACATAAGAAATGCTGCTGGTACTTCTGTTTTTAGGCCAAGTCTGCAACAAGTATCTGATATAAGAGAAGTAGGGGATAGCACCATCCATATTAGTTTTTCTAGATCCCTTAGCAATAGCTTGGAGATAATGACTTTTCCTATCTTGCCTAAGCATTTATTCGAAGGAAATGATATGAATAAAATAAACAGTACAGAATTCCCAATTATTGGTACAGGCCGCTATCAATTAAAAGAATATGAGACAATGAGAAGTATTAAGTTAACAAAAAATAATAATTATTGGGGACAAAAGCCTTATATTGAAGAGGTACAAGCAGTAATTGTACCAGATTTAGAGGCACAGCTGGCAGTTTTTGAAAATGGTGATATTGATTTAGTAAAACCGATATCTATTGATTGGGCAAAATATACAGAAAACAAAAGGATAAAAGTATATGAGTATGTGGCTCATGACTACGAATTTTTAGGACTGAACTTTAAACACCCTCTTCTACGGGATAAAAATATTAGAGAGGCTATTGCCTATGGGATGGATCGTCACAAGCTAATTAATAATATTTATTTAGGACATGGTACTGTAGTAGACGTACCTATATATCCATTGTCTGCTATTTATGATGAAGCTAGCTTGCGATATGGGTATAATGCAAATCAAGCTGTAGAACTACTGGATAATAGTGGTTATTTCTACGGTGGTGACGGCAATATCCGGATTAACGGAAATGGGAATCCCTTGATTTTTAACTTAATTACCAATAAAGAAAATATTCTAAGGGAAAAAGCAGCTTTTTTTATTGAAGATGAGTTAGAAAAGCTAGGTATAAAAATAAATGTTGAAATTTTAGAATGGGAAGAATACAATGATAGAATTCGTAGAGGTAATTTTGATATGGTATTAGGGGGATGGGAACTATCCTATCTACCGGATGTATCCTTTGCTTTTCATTCCTCACAAATAGGAGGAAGTAATTTCATTTCCTACAGAGATGAGGTGATGGATGAACTTATAGAAATAAGCCTTAGAGCCCCAAATCCAACAGAAAAACAACAAGCCTATAGTGAATTGCAGCAGCATATTGTAGAAGAATTACCTTATATAAGTCTGTTTTTTAGAAACGGTGCCATTGCAGTGAGAGATAAGATAAAGGGAGACTTTAAGCCCAACAATTATAATTTATTCTATGGGATTGAGAATTGGTTTATTAATACAAAACAATAA
- the istB gene encoding IS21-like element helper ATPase IstB — translation MNHKDIYEKIALFSKELKLPYILRHFKEELTEANKDSKTYDTFLYDLLEKEYDLRKDNGRKSRIRSARFPYKKYLEDLIIEDLPEDARNKVKVFSTLEFIETGQNIILAGNPGTGKTHMAIGLGIKACNVGYKVLFTTIPLLVNELKESRSEKNLRAFEKRFEKYDLIIADELGYISFDKEASELLFTYLSLRAGRKSTIITTNLSFERWDEIFKDPVMTAAMIDRLTHKSYIVNMNGNSYRLKETKRWLEEQ, via the coding sequence ATGAACCATAAAGACATCTATGAAAAAATAGCATTGTTTTCTAAAGAACTTAAGCTGCCATATATTCTAAGGCATTTTAAAGAAGAACTTACCGAAGCCAATAAAGACTCTAAAACCTATGACACTTTCCTTTACGATCTTTTAGAAAAAGAATATGACCTTAGAAAAGACAATGGGAGGAAGAGCAGGATTAGAAGTGCAAGATTTCCATATAAAAAATACCTTGAAGATTTAATCATAGAAGATTTGCCAGAAGATGCAAGAAATAAAGTGAAGGTGTTTTCAACCCTTGAATTTATTGAAACGGGTCAAAATATTATCCTTGCAGGTAACCCAGGCACGGGGAAGACCCATATGGCTATTGGTTTGGGCATAAAAGCCTGTAATGTAGGCTATAAAGTCCTATTCACTACCATTCCCCTATTGGTGAATGAATTAAAGGAAAGTAGGTCAGAAAAAAACCTTCGTGCCTTTGAAAAAAGGTTTGAAAAGTATGATTTAATCATAGCCGATGAATTAGGATATATCTCCTTTGATAAGGAGGCTTCCGAGCTACTTTTCACATACTTATCTTTGAGAGCGGGTAGAAAATCAACCATTATCACAACCAATCTTTCCTTTGAAAGGTGGGATGAAATATTTAAAGATCCAGTTATGACAGCAGCTATGATAGATAGATTAACCCATAAATCTTATATAGTAAATATGAATGGTAATTCTTACAGATTAAAAGAAACCAAACGATGGCTTGAGGAACAATAA
- the istA gene encoding IS21 family transposase — MISLVEKQEIILSHFREGKSQWEIHRRTGIDRKTIRKYIREYEKKKRDLLNSQEEDKELITDIISAPKYDSSNRIRRKLTDEIIERIHFFLKENEIKKATGRSKQQKKKIDIYEALIEEGYDISYPTVCTYIRENCKQTKEAYIRQEYHLGEICEFDWGYVNLIIDGKPKTLQMAAFTSAKGNYRYARLYHNQRMEHFLDVHVKFFNQIEGVYQTVVYDNMKVAVKRFVSKTEKEPTEDLLKLSLYYGFRYRFCNTCSGNEKGHVERSIEYIRRKVFGKRDTFKNLDEANEYLQEVLVKLNNRITEYNDGKSPRDVLEEEKPYLLELMPSYDTARTAELRVNKYSVISIDENKYSVPDDLVGKFVFVKIYPETIFVYHQNKLIAQHNRNYGVHTWNIKIEHYIKTIKKKPGSLHSSTAMRQMNPTLQTIYNKYYTENPKDFIDLLELIGQKGLEKVENIIKDLEKLSPIGVNTEKIKMLCNRNEDEGKVINRERTTQIEEQSKLILSHYGNLLKGSCVAFKKEAKII, encoded by the coding sequence ATGATCAGTTTAGTGGAAAAACAAGAAATAATTCTATCACATTTCAGGGAGGGAAAGTCCCAGTGGGAGATTCATAGGAGAACTGGAATTGATAGAAAAACCATAAGAAAATATATTAGGGAGTATGAAAAGAAAAAAAGAGATTTACTCAACTCTCAGGAGGAAGATAAGGAACTAATAACAGATATTATCTCAGCACCAAAGTATGATAGCAGCAATAGGATTAGAAGAAAGCTAACAGATGAGATAATAGAGAGGATTCACTTTTTCCTCAAGGAAAATGAGATAAAGAAAGCTACAGGAAGGAGTAAACAACAGAAGAAAAAGATTGATATTTATGAAGCTCTAATTGAAGAAGGTTATGATATAAGCTATCCAACAGTATGTACCTACATCAGGGAGAATTGTAAGCAAACCAAAGAAGCCTACATAAGACAAGAGTATCATCTAGGGGAAATATGTGAATTTGATTGGGGTTATGTGAATCTTATCATAGATGGCAAGCCTAAGACTCTGCAAATGGCAGCCTTCACCAGTGCTAAAGGCAACTATCGTTATGCTAGGTTGTATCATAACCAAAGGATGGAGCACTTTCTAGATGTCCATGTGAAGTTTTTTAACCAAATTGAAGGGGTTTATCAAACAGTAGTTTATGACAATATGAAGGTAGCTGTAAAAAGGTTTGTCAGTAAAACAGAAAAGGAACCTACAGAAGATCTTTTGAAGTTATCCTTGTATTACGGGTTTAGATATAGATTTTGCAATACCTGTAGCGGCAATGAAAAAGGTCATGTGGAAAGAAGTATCGAGTACATAAGGAGAAAGGTTTTTGGCAAAAGAGATACCTTTAAAAACCTTGATGAAGCCAATGAATATCTTCAAGAAGTATTAGTTAAACTGAATAACCGCATAACAGAGTACAACGATGGTAAAAGTCCTAGAGATGTCCTTGAGGAAGAGAAACCATATCTTCTTGAATTAATGCCTAGTTATGATACCGCTAGAACGGCAGAGCTTAGAGTCAATAAATATTCTGTCATAAGCATTGATGAAAACAAATACTCTGTTCCCGATGATCTAGTAGGTAAGTTCGTCTTTGTAAAAATATATCCAGAAACAATCTTTGTCTACCATCAAAATAAGCTCATAGCTCAGCATAACAGAAACTATGGTGTTCACACTTGGAATATTAAGATAGAGCATTACATAAAAACCATAAAAAAGAAGCCTGGGTCACTTCATTCCAGCACAGCCATGCGACAAATGAACCCCACGCTTCAAACCATATACAATAAATATTATACCGAAAATCCTAAGGATTTCATAGACCTTCTTGAATTAATTGGTCAAAAAGGATTAGAAAAAGTTGAGAATATCATTAAAGATTTGGAAAAGCTCAGTCCCATAGGAGTTAATACAGAGAAGATAAAAATGCTTTGTAACAGAAATGAAGACGAAGGAAAAGTCATTAATCGCGAAAGGACTACTCAAATAGAAGAACAATCTAAATTAATATTAAGCCATTATGGTAATCTTCTTAAAGGTTCCTGTGTAGCCTTTAAGAAGGAGGCGAAAATCATATGA